Genomic DNA from Candidatus Thermoplasmatota archaeon:
ATTTCTTTTGGGGAACGAAGGAAAGGAGGTTAGACTGTAGCAGTCTGCTGTTGTTCTGCATTAGATGTGCCACCGCTTGATACGCTACCACTGTTATTATTTTCATCGCTTACCGTAAAATGCCAGACTGGTCCCTCTACTGTTGTACCATACTCATCTTCTGCGATCACTTTCCAGTAATATGTGTTGCCAGCGGTTAAAGAACCTGAATAGAGACAGCATGCAGTTTCAACACTTCCAATTAACTTGCTCGGAGAACCCACTCCAAAGTAAATTTTATAGGTCATATCATATCCGTCAGGAGCACCGCTCCAACTTAGCAGCAATTCTCCGTTTGAGCTAGAATCTACACTTAGACCGGATGGTTGTTGAGTGGAAGCTGCTGTTCCTCCACTTGCAACCGTACCATCGATAGAGTATTGCCAGGCGGAAGAAAGATCCTCTATTGATTGGGTAGGGGTAGATGCAATCGAAGCACTTGCGGAATTAGTGGTAGGACTGTCTAAAGATTCAGTGGTAGAAAAGGTTGAAGTCTCAATGTTTGTGCTTTCAACCTGTGTAGAATCTTGGCTTTCTTCTTCGCTACTCACATATATCGTTGCTCCATTTGCTGGAGACGGATTTGAGATAGTATAATAGGGTGCTGACTTGGGAGTTGTTATGTTGTTATTGTTTTCATTAGATTCATATACACTACCATAGCCCATCCCTCGATCAACCCATACTTTTATAGTGTATTCCTCATAGTCATGGGGCCAAAGGAGGGTGCCGACAGCTACAGGCTTGGTTTCGCCCGCACCAATTATTTCGTCAATATTACGGGAGGGGCCATACTTTATAAGTTCCCCATTTTGGTAGAGATAAGATTGGACCGCTATCGATCCCCAGTCAGATACTGCATCTGCATCACCAATATTGGATACATCTACCAAAATATCAACGTAGTCACCTGGTCCAAATGTTTCTGGATCAGTCCTTAAATTTTGAGGAATTAAGTCAGGTAATTTGGAAGGTGCTACTGTTATTTTATCCAACTTTACATAATAACCCTCGTTCTCATAGTTAAACGTGATCTGTGAGTAACCATATCCCCTGGCTCTTGCTTCCACCCAAAAATAAACTTCGTAGTTTGAATATCATTCGATTGGAATGGTTGTAGTTAACTCTATTGGCTGATGATATTCCTTTCTCTCACCATTAGGTGGTTCTAGCGTGTAGCTAGTGTGCCCAGCTAAGCTGATACAAGCTTGCAGGTGAAAGTCCTGTCATGGTAAAATCAGAAAGCCATGTAGCATATACCCAACCGCAACAGTAATGTTGTATGTTGGAGCGGTATGTAAA
This window encodes:
- a CDS encoding CARDB domain-containing protein codes for the protein MEARARGYGYSQITFNYENEGYYVKLDKITVAPSKLPDLIPQNLRTDPETFGPGDYVDILVDVSNIGDADAVSDWGSIAVQSYLYQNGELIKYGPSRNIDEIIGAGETKPVAVGTLLWPHDYEEYTIKVWVDRGMGYGSVYESNENNNNITTPKSAPYYTISNPSPANGATIYVSSEEESQDSTQVESTNIETSTFSTTESLDSPTTNSASASIASTPTQSIEDLSSAWQYSIDGTVASGGTAASTQQPSGLSVDSSSNGELLLSWSGAPDGYDMTYKIYFGVGSPSKLIGSVETACCLYSGSLTAGNTYYWKVIAEDEYGTTVEGPVWHFTVSDENNNSGSVSSGGTSNAEQQQTATV